In Streptomyces sp. Li-HN-5-11, the sequence GGATACCGGGGCCGGCGGGCGAAGATCCAGCTGTCCAGCTCGCTGCGGAACATCGGGCAGGCGGAGGAGGGCGTCAAGCTGCTCACGCCCGAACTTGACGCGCCGTCCGACGAACTGGACGACGCCGTGCGCGCGTGTCTGGCCCTGTGCCTGTCCAGCCTCGGCCGCGACCGCGAGGGCCTGTCCCTCGTCCTGGGCGCCCTGGCGCCCCATCTGCCGCGCTACCAGCGGTCGATGGCGAACTACGCCCGGCTGCTGGTGGACCCGGAGGACTGA encodes:
- a CDS encoding tetratricopeptide repeat protein; this translates as MNQNWEDRVAAAWARFDDYAEEEGAEFRTLIDALVAELPGDSPLGPFEQACAWDSTGHSDRAVPLYREALARGLSGYRGRRAKIQLSSSLRNIGQAEEGVKLLTPELDAPSDELDDAVRACLALCLSSLGRDREGLSLVLGALAPHLPRYQRSMANYARLLVDPED